From a single Pseudophryne corroboree isolate aPseCor3 chromosome 6, aPseCor3.hap2, whole genome shotgun sequence genomic region:
- the LOC134934627 gene encoding uncharacterized protein LOC134934627 codes for MSPTSQEEIEDMREIPYQNAVGSLMYANTETRPDITCSEPASQFAINPGRQHWIAVKRILRYQKYTSSIKLGFTKSEDSSLKVFCDADWGSDEDDRRSYTGYLFILADAAVSWVSRKQPTVALSTTEVEYMALTETAKEA; via the coding sequence atgtcaccaaccagccaggaggagatagaggatatgagagagattccttatcaaaatgctgttggtagcttgaTGTATGCAAATACTGAGACTCGCCCCGACATCACATGCAGTGAAccggcaagccagtttgcaatcaatcctgggaggcaacactggattgcagtcaaaagaatcttaagATACCAGAAATATACAAGTTCAATAAAGTTGGGATTTACaaaatcagaagattcaagtttaaaagttttctgtgatgccgattggggatcagatgaggatgaccgtCGTTCCTATACAGGATACTTGTTCATTTTGGCAGATGCAGCCGTCAGCTGGGtgagcagaaagcaacccactgttgccctatccaccactgaggttgagtacatggcacttacagaaactgcaaaagaagcttaa